Proteins from a genomic interval of Shewanella seohaensis:
- the coaA gene encoding type I pantothenate kinase, whose product MTSKNPIQKALYLAFERAQWSVLRDAVPMTLSEQDLENLRGINEKVSLSEVTDIYLPLSRLLNLIVKSKQQRGLVLDEFLGQKPSSSPYIISIAGSVAVGKSTTARILQALLRHWPEHPKVDLVTTDGFLYPLADLKRKGLLQRKGFPESYDMKMLVEFIAAVKSGQAHVNAPIYSHVTYDRIRGQHQTVSQPDILILEGLNVLQTGLDSPVDIRRPFVSDFVDFSIYVDAEEHLLKQWYQERFLQFRKGAFSDEKSYFHHYASLTDDEANVIAAKIWDTINGPNLQLNIQPTRERAHLILQKGQDHLMSHVLLRK is encoded by the coding sequence ATGACGTCAAAAAATCCAATTCAAAAAGCACTCTATCTTGCCTTTGAGCGCGCACAATGGTCTGTTTTACGAGACGCAGTGCCAATGACACTGAGTGAACAAGACTTGGAAAATTTGCGCGGTATTAATGAGAAGGTTTCCCTCTCTGAAGTAACCGATATTTACTTGCCTCTCAGTCGGTTACTCAATCTCATCGTAAAATCGAAGCAACAGCGTGGCTTAGTCTTGGATGAGTTTCTCGGCCAAAAACCCTCGAGCAGTCCTTATATCATTAGTATCGCCGGCAGCGTTGCGGTGGGTAAAAGTACCACAGCGCGTATTTTGCAAGCTTTGCTGCGCCATTGGCCTGAGCATCCTAAGGTCGATTTAGTGACTACCGATGGTTTTCTGTATCCTTTGGCCGACTTAAAGCGCAAGGGCCTTTTGCAGCGTAAAGGCTTTCCTGAAAGTTACGACATGAAGATGTTGGTCGAATTTATTGCGGCAGTAAAATCCGGGCAGGCCCATGTAAATGCGCCTATCTATTCCCACGTGACTTACGATCGTATTCGCGGCCAGCATCAAACGGTTTCTCAGCCCGATATTTTGATCCTTGAAGGGCTTAATGTACTGCAAACTGGTTTAGATTCACCGGTAGATATACGCCGCCCTTTCGTCTCCGACTTTGTCGACTTCTCTATTTACGTCGATGCCGAAGAGCACTTATTAAAGCAGTGGTATCAGGAGCGCTTTTTGCAATTCCGTAAAGGCGCCTTTAGTGATGAAAAGTCGTATTTCCATCACTACGCCAGCCTAACAGATGATGAGGCGAATGTGATTGCGGCGAAGATTTGGGACACTATCAACGGCCCCAATTTACAACTCAATATCCAGCCGACAAGAGAGCGGGCACATCTGATCCTGCAAAAAGGCCAGGATCACTTGATGTCCCACGTATTGCTGCGCAAATAG
- the rplL gene encoding 50S ribosomal protein L7/L12, with protein MSITKDQILEALAEMSVMEVVELIEAMEEKFGVSAAAAVVSGGADAGAAAEEQTEFDVILTAHGDNKVAVIKAIRGATGLGLKEAKGMAEAAPVAVKEGVSKEEAEALKTELVEAGAAVEIK; from the coding sequence ATGTCTATCACTAAAGACCAAATCTTAGAAGCCCTTGCAGAAATGTCTGTAATGGAAGTTGTTGAACTAATCGAAGCAATGGAAGAGAAGTTCGGCGTATCTGCCGCTGCTGCTGTTGTTTCTGGTGGTGCTGATGCAGGCGCTGCTGCTGAAGAACAAACAGAATTCGACGTAATTCTTACTGCTCACGGCGACAACAAAGTTGCAGTAATTAAAGCCATCCGTGGCGCTACAGGTCTAGGCCTGAAAGAAGCCAAAGGTATGGCTGAAGCTGCTCCAGTAGCTGTTAAAGAAGGCGTTTCTAAAGAAGAAGCTGAAGCTCTTAAGACTGAACTGGTTGAAGCTGGTGCTGCAGTAGAGATCAAGTAA
- the nusG gene encoding transcription termination/antitermination protein NusG, with the protein MKLKKLKRWYVVQAFSGYESRVCKSLIEYIKMHGMEEYFGEVLVPTEEVIEMRAGQRRKSERKFFPGYVLVQMEMNDDSWHLVKSIPRVLGFIGGTSDRPAPISDREADAILRRLQETTASPTHRVIFEPGEVVRVCDGPFADFNGTVEEVDYDKSRVKVSVMIFGRSTPVELDFSQVEKG; encoded by the coding sequence CTGAAGCTAAAGAAGCTAAAAAGATGGTATGTAGTGCAGGCATTCTCAGGCTATGAAAGCCGAGTTTGTAAGTCACTGATTGAATACATTAAAATGCACGGCATGGAAGAGTACTTCGGCGAAGTATTGGTTCCGACTGAAGAAGTCATTGAAATGCGTGCAGGCCAGCGTCGTAAGAGTGAGCGTAAGTTTTTCCCTGGTTATGTTCTAGTCCAGATGGAAATGAACGATGACAGCTGGCATTTAGTCAAAAGCATCCCGCGTGTTTTAGGCTTTATTGGCGGAACTTCTGATCGTCCTGCCCCAATTTCAGATAGAGAAGCGGATGCAATTCTGCGTCGCTTACAAGAAACCACAGCTTCACCGACTCACCGTGTTATTTTCGAGCCGGGCGAAGTGGTGCGTGTTTGTGATGGTCCATTTGCTGACTTTAACGGTACTGTTGAAGAAGTGGATTATGACAAGAGCCGCGTAAAAGTGTCGGTAATGATCTTTGGTCGTTCTACACCTGTTGAGCTCGATTTTAGTCAAGTCGAAAAAGGCTGA
- the rplJ gene encoding 50S ribosomal protein L10 has translation MALRLEDKKAIVAEVNEAAKGALSAVAADSRGVTVGDMTGLRKKARESGVYVRVVRNTLASRAVEGTAFECLAETFTGPTLIAFSNEHPGAAARLLKDFAKAQEKFEIKGAAFEGNFIPASDIDRLAKLPTYEEALAQFMMTLKEASAGKFVRTLAALRDQKEAA, from the coding sequence ATGGCATTAAGACTCGAAGACAAAAAAGCGATTGTTGCTGAAGTCAACGAAGCTGCCAAAGGTGCTTTATCTGCAGTAGCCGCTGATTCTCGCGGTGTAACTGTAGGTGATATGACCGGTCTTCGTAAAAAAGCTCGTGAATCTGGTGTTTATGTACGTGTAGTACGTAACACTTTGGCTAGTCGCGCTGTTGAAGGTACTGCTTTTGAGTGCCTAGCTGAGACGTTTACTGGTCCTACTTTGATTGCATTCTCTAATGAGCACCCAGGTGCTGCAGCTCGTCTGTTAAAAGACTTTGCTAAAGCGCAAGAGAAATTTGAAATCAAAGGCGCAGCCTTTGAAGGGAATTTCATCCCTGCAAGCGACATTGATCGTTTAGCAAAACTACCAACATACGAAGAAGCACTAGCACAGTTCATGATGACTCTGAAAGAAGCATCAGCTGGCAAGTTCGTTCGTACTCTGGCCGCTCTACGCGATCAGAAAGAAGCTGCTTAA
- the secE gene encoding preprotein translocase subunit SecE gives MTTNTENQTNSLDIVKWGLAILLLAAAVIGNQMYSETSAVIRALAVIVAFAIAGFIALQTEKGKKALAFARESQIEVRKVVWPTRQEALNTTFIVLAATGILALVLWGLDAVLMHIVNFITGV, from the coding sequence ATGACAACAAATACTGAAAACCAGACTAACTCTCTGGATATCGTGAAGTGGGGTTTAGCGATCCTATTGCTGGCCGCTGCTGTTATTGGCAATCAAATGTATAGCGAGACAAGTGCCGTGATCCGTGCACTGGCTGTTATCGTTGCATTCGCTATTGCTGGTTTTATTGCCCTGCAAACAGAAAAGGGTAAGAAAGCCTTAGCGTTCGCTCGTGAGTCGCAAATTGAAGTGCGCAAGGTCGTATGGCCAACACGTCAAGAAGCGCTTAACACCACTTTTATTGTCCTTGCTGCAACAGGTATTTTAGCCCTTGTTTTATGGGGTTTAGATGCAGTGTTAATGCACATTGTCAATTTCATCACTGGCGTATAG
- the birA gene encoding bifunctional biotin--[acetyl-CoA-carboxylase] ligase/biotin operon repressor BirA, whose amino-acid sequence MSDNWMRKREILGLLSSEHFVSGEELATQLGISRAAVSKHVDALEDYGVAIYSVKGRGYKLANPISLIDSTRLIQSIDNRCFYFDEIPSTNGFMLSHTGELKSGDLCVAEYQSAGRGRRGRTWVSPYGHHLYFSQFWSFPQGMAQAMGLSLVVACSLVEVLKSFGVDNIGVKWPNDIYLNYKKLAGILIEMSGQADSECQLIIGIGVNMAMSEDQGKGIDQPWSDLSALATMPNKTDLVIALQKQLKKDIQLFEREGLAAFKMRWQAADLFYGKEIRLLMGENHVEGICRGVDEQGAVVLETADGTQAYIGGEISLRPR is encoded by the coding sequence ATGTCTGATAACTGGATGAGAAAACGCGAAATACTGGGATTACTGTCGAGCGAACATTTTGTCTCGGGTGAAGAGTTGGCGACACAACTGGGTATTTCTCGTGCGGCGGTGAGCAAGCATGTCGATGCTTTGGAAGACTATGGCGTGGCGATTTACAGTGTCAAAGGTCGTGGTTACAAATTAGCGAACCCCATCTCTCTTATCGACTCGACTCGGTTAATTCAGTCGATTGATAATCGTTGCTTTTATTTTGATGAGATCCCAAGCACCAACGGTTTTATGTTAAGCCATACGGGTGAGCTTAAGAGTGGCGACCTGTGTGTCGCGGAATATCAGTCGGCAGGACGAGGTCGCCGTGGCCGTACTTGGGTTTCTCCCTATGGGCATCATTTATATTTCTCGCAGTTTTGGTCATTCCCCCAAGGGATGGCGCAGGCAATGGGCTTAAGCCTTGTTGTGGCTTGTAGCTTAGTCGAGGTATTGAAGTCCTTTGGCGTGGATAATATCGGCGTGAAATGGCCAAACGATATTTACCTTAATTATAAAAAGCTTGCTGGAATTTTAATTGAGATGTCAGGTCAGGCGGATAGCGAGTGCCAATTGATCATTGGTATTGGTGTCAACATGGCCATGTCGGAAGACCAAGGAAAAGGTATAGATCAGCCTTGGAGCGATCTATCCGCCTTAGCGACTATGCCAAATAAAACGGATCTCGTGATTGCGCTGCAAAAGCAGCTTAAGAAAGATATTCAACTATTTGAGCGCGAAGGATTAGCAGCATTCAAAATGCGTTGGCAAGCGGCTGATTTATTCTATGGCAAAGAGATCCGTCTACTCATGGGTGAAAATCATGTTGAGGGTATTTGCCGCGGCGTCGACGAACAGGGTGCAGTAGTACTTGAAACCGCCGATGGCACACAGGCATACATCGGCGGCGAAATCAGTTTAAGGCCGAGATAG
- the tuf gene encoding elongation factor Tu — protein MAKEKFERSKPHVNVGTIGHVDHGKTTLTAAISHVLTKTYGGEAKDFAQIDNAPEERERGITINTSHIEYDTPSRHYAHVDCPGHADYVKNMITGAAQMDGAILVVASTDGPMPQTREHILLSRQVGVPFIIVFMNKCDMVDDEELLELVEMEVRELLSEYDFPGDDLPVIQGSALKALEGEPEWEAKIIELAAALDSYIPEPERAIDKPFLMPIEDVFSISGRGTVVTGRVERGIVRVGDEVEIVGIRATTKTTCTGVEMFRKLLDEGRAGENCGILLRGTKRDEVERGQVLSKPGSINPHTTFESEVYVLSKEEGGRHTPFFKGYRPQFYFRTTDVTGTIELPEGVEMVMPGDNIKMKVTLICPIAMDEGLRFAIREGGRTVGAGVVAKIIA, from the coding sequence ATGGCTAAAGAAAAATTTGAACGTAGTAAACCCCATGTTAACGTGGGCACCATCGGTCACGTTGACCATGGTAAAACAACTCTTACAGCTGCTATCTCTCACGTACTGACTAAGACGTACGGTGGTGAAGCTAAAGATTTCGCACAGATCGATAACGCTCCAGAAGAGCGTGAGCGCGGTATTACCATTAATACCTCTCACATCGAGTACGATACTCCTTCTCGTCACTACGCACACGTAGACTGCCCAGGCCACGCTGACTATGTTAAAAACATGATCACTGGTGCTGCACAGATGGACGGCGCTATCCTAGTAGTAGCTTCTACAGATGGTCCAATGCCACAGACTCGTGAGCACATCCTGCTTTCTCGTCAGGTAGGTGTACCTTTCATCATCGTATTCATGAACAAGTGTGACATGGTAGATGACGAAGAACTACTAGAACTAGTAGAGATGGAAGTTCGTGAACTGCTATCTGAATATGACTTCCCAGGTGATGACCTACCAGTTATCCAAGGTTCAGCTCTGAAAGCCCTAGAAGGCGAGCCAGAGTGGGAAGCTAAGATCATCGAACTAGCAGCGGCACTAGATTCTTACATTCCAGAGCCAGAGCGTGCTATCGATAAGCCATTCCTGATGCCAATCGAAGACGTATTCTCAATCTCAGGCCGTGGTACAGTAGTAACTGGTCGTGTTGAGCGCGGTATCGTACGTGTTGGTGACGAAGTAGAAATCGTAGGTATCCGTGCAACTACTAAGACTACTTGTACTGGTGTTGAAATGTTCCGTAAGCTGCTTGACGAAGGTCGTGCAGGTGAGAACTGTGGTATCCTGTTACGTGGTACTAAGCGTGATGAAGTTGAGCGTGGTCAAGTATTATCTAAGCCTGGTTCAATCAACCCACACACTACTTTTGAATCAGAAGTATACGTACTGTCAAAAGAAGAAGGTGGTCGTCACACTCCATTCTTCAAAGGCTACCGTCCACAGTTCTACTTCCGTACAACTGACGTAACCGGTACTATCGAACTGCCAGAAGGCGTTGAAATGGTAATGCCTGGTGACAACATCAAGATGAAAGTGACTCTGATCTGCCCAATCGCGATGGACGAAGGTCTACGTTTCGCTATCCGTGAAGGTGGCCGTACAGTTGGTGCTGGTGTTGTAGCTAAGATCATCGCTTAA
- the rplK gene encoding 50S ribosomal protein L11, with product MSDGKKIDAYIKLQVKSGSANPSPPVGPALGQKGVNIMEFCKAFNARTEKMEKGMPIPVVITVYTDRSFTFETKTPPASYLLKTAAGLKSGSPRPNTQKVGTIARAKIQEIAELKAADMTGADVEAMTRSIEGTARSMGLVVED from the coding sequence ATGTCAGATGGCAAAAAGATTGATGCTTATATTAAGCTACAAGTGAAATCAGGTTCTGCGAACCCTTCACCACCAGTTGGTCCTGCTCTGGGTCAAAAAGGTGTTAACATCATGGAATTCTGTAAAGCATTCAACGCTCGTACTGAAAAAATGGAGAAAGGTATGCCGATTCCAGTTGTGATCACAGTTTACACTGATCGCTCTTTCACTTTTGAAACTAAGACTCCACCTGCTTCTTACTTACTGAAGACTGCTGCAGGCCTGAAATCAGGTTCTCCACGTCCAAACACTCAGAAAGTAGGTACTATCGCTCGTGCTAAGATTCAAGAAATTGCTGAATTGAAAGCGGCCGATATGACTGGTGCTGATGTTGAAGCGATGACTCGCTCAATCGAAGGTACTGCGCGTTCAATGGGTTTGGTAGTAGAGGATTAA